In Leptospira harrisiae, one genomic interval encodes:
- the lipB gene encoding lipoyl(octanoyl) transferase LipB, which translates to MTKFLHRKGLPSYLFPSIVSYTRYVKFQENSRKNRRESMLFLEHSPCLTGGIGAKAENLLVSPAHLSALGVELVTLPRGGDFTAHEPGQIVGYLHIDLKKRNLSLGDFLRALNQSLVVSIKETWDLSVEENPKAPGLYAVEAPKLKLVSEGIYAKSYFTSFGFALNGVNNLSTFSLINPCGAKSEDMTSLLRLGKDKDFPKKRRKFVEIFTEKFIDQLN; encoded by the coding sequence ATGACAAAGTTTCTCCATCGAAAAGGACTACCTTCCTACCTGTTTCCTTCGATTGTTTCTTACACAAGATACGTGAAATTCCAGGAAAATTCCAGGAAAAATCGAAGGGAATCCATGCTCTTTTTAGAACACAGTCCATGTTTAACAGGGGGCATTGGTGCGAAAGCGGAAAATCTTTTGGTTTCGCCTGCCCATCTTTCCGCTCTTGGAGTGGAGCTTGTGACCTTGCCCCGGGGTGGAGACTTTACCGCCCATGAACCTGGCCAGATTGTTGGTTACTTGCATATTGATCTGAAAAAAAGGAACCTAAGTTTGGGTGATTTTTTACGTGCCTTAAATCAAAGTTTGGTGGTATCCATTAAGGAAACTTGGGATCTTTCTGTGGAAGAAAATCCAAAAGCTCCAGGTCTTTACGCAGTGGAGGCTCCCAAATTAAAACTGGTCTCGGAAGGAATTTACGCAAAATCTTATTTTACTAGTTTTGGATTTGCTCTGAATGGGGTGAACAACCTATCTACCTTCTCGCTCATCAATCCTTGTGGTGCCAAGTCAGAAGATATGACCTCCCTCCTTAGGTTGGGAAAAGATAAGGATTTCCCGAAGAAACGGAGAAAATTTGTAGAGATTTTTACGGAAAAGTTCATCGACCAACTCAATTAA
- the murJ gene encoding murein biosynthesis integral membrane protein MurJ, with protein sequence MTKQAKGSESSTRRSLALSFYTFLSRILGLVRDHFMAVSFGTGMVASAFSVAYRLPNMFRNLLAEGTLSQSFMPIFSEYEKMGIKDARVMAGTVLSFLFFCLSLFVALFWFFAAGFLPALVGGSPEYGTLVVELSLVLFFLIMTASLSSIFMSISNSHHNYFVPSLSPIILNFSYLIVFIFVFPYYHEIRDKVFVLAYGIVTGGVLQLIVQAWYVYRNGFGPIFRLNLKHPAIRKIFKLMLPAALGGSFYQIGLLVDIFLANYIQNQNPGLGAVVSLDYSQRLVQLPTGIIGVALATTILPSLLKDLREGREENVPKEITDVLSFAFFLTLPASIGLAVLGETVLDSIYYGGRWDHLATITAFYPLVFYSFAIPFYSINKVLVSSYYAFSDTKTPLRIQLVSFGLSVVVSIGLMFFLKHSAIALASALSASVTSSLLLFYLKAHQVKIPFLTVWFRILKMVPALFGLFLWLVVSEWVLKPIFVSYLSESLGIGFANVSRLCLVVSILPAVVLYFAVAGITKLPEADIIVGRFFRRFR encoded by the coding sequence ATGACAAAACAAGCGAAGGGAAGTGAGTCAAGTACCAGGCGTTCGCTCGCCCTTTCTTTTTATACTTTTTTATCCCGAATTTTGGGACTCGTACGTGACCACTTTATGGCTGTTAGTTTTGGGACAGGTATGGTGGCCTCGGCATTTAGTGTGGCCTACCGCCTCCCTAATATGTTTCGTAACTTACTGGCAGAGGGAACCTTAAGCCAATCCTTTATGCCAATTTTTTCTGAATATGAAAAGATGGGCATAAAGGATGCTCGGGTGATGGCAGGAACCGTCCTAAGTTTTCTTTTCTTTTGTCTGTCGCTTTTTGTTGCTTTGTTTTGGTTTTTTGCCGCGGGTTTTTTACCAGCACTCGTAGGAGGGTCTCCTGAATATGGAACACTCGTCGTTGAACTTTCATTAGTTCTTTTTTTTCTCATTATGACTGCCAGTTTGTCTTCGATTTTTATGTCGATTTCTAACTCACACCATAATTATTTTGTCCCTTCCTTATCTCCCATCATCCTTAACTTTAGTTATCTGATAGTATTTATTTTTGTTTTTCCTTATTACCATGAGATTCGAGATAAAGTTTTTGTCCTAGCTTATGGAATTGTCACTGGAGGAGTGTTGCAACTGATTGTCCAGGCTTGGTATGTATACAGAAATGGATTCGGTCCGATATTTCGTTTGAACTTAAAACACCCTGCGATTCGTAAAATCTTCAAACTAATGTTACCTGCGGCCCTTGGTGGGAGTTTCTATCAAATTGGACTCCTTGTAGACATCTTTCTTGCAAACTACATTCAGAATCAAAATCCAGGACTTGGAGCTGTAGTAAGTTTGGATTATTCTCAAAGACTTGTCCAACTGCCTACAGGAATCATTGGAGTTGCGCTTGCCACTACCATTTTACCTTCGCTATTGAAAGATCTAAGGGAAGGAAGAGAAGAAAATGTTCCCAAAGAAATTACTGATGTATTGTCTTTTGCTTTTTTTTTGACACTCCCAGCAAGCATTGGTTTGGCGGTCCTTGGAGAAACCGTTTTGGATTCTATCTATTACGGGGGACGTTGGGACCATTTGGCAACAATCACTGCTTTTTATCCATTGGTCTTTTATTCCTTTGCCATTCCTTTTTATAGCATCAATAAGGTTTTGGTGTCTTCTTATTATGCATTTTCTGATACTAAAACTCCCTTAAGAATCCAGTTAGTTTCTTTTGGGCTGAGTGTTGTGGTCAGTATCGGACTTATGTTTTTCTTAAAACATTCAGCCATAGCATTGGCATCTGCTCTGAGTGCCTCTGTGACTTCTTCGTTGTTATTGTTTTATCTTAAGGCCCACCAAGTGAAAATTCCATTTCTTACGGTTTGGTTTCGTATTTTAAAAATGGTGCCAGCTCTCTTTGGACTTTTTCTTTGGTTGGTGGTTTCTGAATGGGTTTTGAAACCCATCTTCGTTTCTTATCTATCAGAATCATTAGGGATTGGTTTTGCTAATGTCAGTAGGCTTTGTCTTGTGGTTTCGATCCTTCCTGCAGTAGTATTATATTTTGCCGTGGCAGGGATTACCAAATTACCCGAAGCCGATATTATTGTAGGTAGGTTTTTTAGAAGGTTTCGATAA
- a CDS encoding type II toxin-antitoxin system antitoxin SocA domain-containing protein codes for MEKLCHAILWILEKSPNGRARLDLAKLLYYSDGVHFQKHAEMITRGDYIHLEDSPYPVKLNEALLFLKENGHIDASPKIEGNGIQGFTLRFLKPLEGLVLSREDKRVMMKVVEAFRGRVVDENRHYPNLYENYVVTPLFDAIPFSVDRINTKIHVLVQKSLLNLSGKMFRVLFERSE; via the coding sequence ATGGAGAAACTTTGTCATGCGATCCTTTGGATCCTCGAAAAATCACCCAATGGGAGAGCTCGTCTCGATTTGGCGAAACTGCTCTACTATTCGGATGGTGTTCATTTCCAAAAACATGCGGAGATGATCACAAGAGGAGACTATATCCACTTAGAAGACTCCCCTTACCCCGTCAAACTGAACGAAGCACTTTTATTTTTGAAAGAAAATGGCCATATCGATGCCAGTCCGAAAATTGAAGGAAACGGAATCCAAGGTTTTACTTTACGTTTTTTGAAGCCATTAGAGGGTCTTGTTCTTTCTCGGGAAGACAAACGAGTGATGATGAAGGTGGTGGAAGCCTTCAGGGGAAGAGTGGTGGACGAAAATCGCCATTACCCCAATCTCTACGAAAACTACGTAGTCACCCCCCTCTTCGATGCGATCCCTTTTTCTGTGGATCGGATCAATACGAAAATCCATGTTCTTGTACAAAAAAGCCTTTTGAATCTATCAGGCAAAATGTTTAGAGTTTTATTTGAGAGGTCAGAATGA
- the ileS gene encoding isoleucine--tRNA ligase, translated as MAKPETENPYSKTVLLPETSFPMKADLANREPGQIKIWKEKKVFQKMKEIRKSKPSFVLHDGPPYANGNFHVGHALNKILKDIIVKSKSLSGYQTDMIPGWDCHGLPIEVQVLKNLGKEARNTSPSELRKKCREYATEFVGKQGEDLSRFLCFFEDENKYLTMAPEFEARIVEVFGSLFEKGYIYKGKKPVYWCIDLATAHAEAEIEYQNHVSPSIYVKFAVKGETDTYCLIWTTTPWTLPANLAICFNEELDYSLFQSDSHGRLILADGLKEAVEQKTGITLTKIHSLTNDDLKKMTFLHPFIDRESIPLFGNHVTLDAGTGCVHTAPGHGTDDYRVGTAAGLPPLSPVDDYGRYTDEFEMMKGIKIWDANPKIVELLREKNALVHFSEFTHSYPHSWRSKKPLIFRATPQWFFSIDHAGLREDSLRAIDKVQWIPDWGITRIRSMVESRPDWCLSRQRNWGVPIPSFTCKTCGFTHLDDKTINHFIQIVKKEGIEVWYEREAKDLLPEGTKCSKCGSDDLKQDKDILDVWFDSGVSSFAVFGDSLDREPADLYLEGSDQHRGWFQSSLWPSMAIRKRPPYRSVLTHGYVLDEKGHAMSKSLGNVINPTTDIINQYGADILRLWVSTQDFRDDVKIGKDSIKTVAEAYRKIRNTFRYLLGNTKAEVLAWNLNKENLEPIDQYYLHKLAKLNEDVKKLYENYHFHQVYHRVLVFCTVDLSQDYFEIIRDRMYCDAKDSKTRKSSEYVLAVILETLTKLLSPILSFTTEEVWAEFGLKDSVFYSDFSDLSSLLNADLESQFEPIFATKEVVQKALEEARKLGKLGKSLEAEVLVTGDSLKDTKFTKEDLSLFFVVSEVSFDAKEIGEVFSEWKGEKASIQIRKPRHHECPRCWRHVSEKEGSLCNRCESVVSKH; from the coding sequence ATGGCCAAACCAGAAACGGAAAATCCTTATTCTAAAACGGTTCTTCTCCCTGAGACCTCCTTTCCCATGAAAGCCGACCTGGCAAATCGTGAACCAGGTCAAATTAAAATTTGGAAGGAGAAAAAAGTCTTCCAAAAGATGAAGGAAATTCGTAAATCCAAACCTTCGTTTGTTTTACACGATGGACCTCCTTACGCCAATGGAAATTTCCATGTAGGCCACGCCCTCAATAAAATTTTAAAAGATATCATTGTTAAATCCAAATCTCTTTCCGGTTACCAAACAGACATGATTCCTGGTTGGGATTGTCATGGTCTTCCTATCGAAGTACAGGTGTTAAAGAATCTTGGAAAAGAAGCAAGGAACACTAGCCCCAGTGAACTTCGAAAAAAATGCCGTGAATATGCGACAGAGTTTGTCGGAAAACAAGGGGAAGATTTAAGTCGTTTTTTATGTTTCTTTGAAGATGAAAATAAATACCTGACTATGGCTCCTGAGTTTGAGGCGAGGATCGTTGAAGTTTTTGGATCCCTATTCGAAAAAGGATATATCTATAAAGGAAAAAAACCTGTGTATTGGTGTATTGATTTAGCGACTGCCCATGCGGAAGCAGAAATCGAATACCAAAACCATGTCTCCCCTTCTATTTATGTAAAGTTTGCAGTGAAGGGAGAAACCGACACTTACTGTTTGATTTGGACCACCACTCCTTGGACACTTCCGGCAAATCTTGCGATTTGTTTTAATGAGGAACTAGACTACTCTCTTTTCCAATCTGATTCTCATGGAAGACTGATCCTTGCGGATGGATTAAAAGAAGCTGTTGAACAAAAAACAGGAATCACTCTCACAAAAATTCATTCTTTAACGAATGATGACCTTAAAAAAATGACCTTCTTACATCCGTTTATTGATCGTGAATCTATACCTTTATTTGGAAACCATGTTACCTTGGATGCAGGAACGGGTTGTGTCCACACGGCTCCTGGTCATGGAACTGATGACTACCGAGTCGGAACAGCAGCGGGACTTCCTCCTCTATCTCCAGTGGATGATTACGGTCGTTATACGGACGAATTTGAAATGATGAAGGGAATCAAAATTTGGGATGCCAATCCTAAAATTGTGGAACTCCTCCGAGAAAAAAATGCCCTCGTACACTTTTCTGAATTCACACATTCCTATCCACATAGTTGGAGGAGTAAAAAACCACTGATCTTTCGTGCGACCCCACAATGGTTTTTTTCCATCGATCACGCAGGTCTCAGAGAAGATTCACTTAGAGCCATCGACAAAGTACAATGGATTCCGGATTGGGGAATCACTCGCATCCGTTCTATGGTAGAATCTAGACCTGACTGGTGTTTATCGAGACAAAGAAACTGGGGTGTTCCAATTCCTTCCTTTACTTGTAAAACTTGTGGGTTCACTCATCTAGACGACAAAACAATCAATCACTTCATCCAAATTGTAAAAAAAGAAGGAATCGAAGTATGGTATGAAAGAGAAGCAAAGGACCTTTTACCTGAAGGAACAAAATGCTCCAAATGTGGATCAGATGATCTCAAACAAGACAAAGATATTTTGGATGTTTGGTTTGACTCAGGTGTTTCCAGCTTTGCTGTGTTTGGTGATTCTCTCGACCGCGAACCAGCAGACTTGTATTTGGAAGGTTCCGACCAACATAGAGGTTGGTTCCAATCTTCTCTTTGGCCATCCATGGCGATCAGAAAAAGACCTCCATACCGATCTGTCCTCACCCATGGTTATGTGTTAGATGAAAAAGGACACGCTATGTCCAAATCCCTTGGAAACGTCATCAATCCTACAACAGATATCATCAACCAATACGGAGCTGATATTCTTAGGCTTTGGGTCTCCACCCAAGATTTCCGAGACGATGTCAAAATTGGAAAGGACTCTATCAAAACCGTTGCCGAAGCCTATCGTAAGATCCGAAACACCTTCCGGTATCTATTAGGAAATACAAAAGCTGAGGTTCTTGCTTGGAATCTAAATAAAGAAAATTTAGAACCAATTGATCAGTATTACCTGCATAAATTAGCCAAACTAAATGAAGACGTCAAAAAATTGTATGAGAACTACCACTTCCACCAAGTGTACCACCGAGTTTTAGTTTTCTGTACGGTTGACTTATCTCAAGACTACTTTGAAATCATTCGGGACAGAATGTACTGTGATGCCAAAGATTCAAAAACTAGAAAATCTTCTGAATACGTTTTGGCAGTCATTTTAGAAACCTTAACCAAACTCCTCTCACCTATCCTTTCGTTCACAACAGAAGAAGTATGGGCTGAATTTGGTTTAAAGGATTCTGTGTTTTATTCTGATTTTTCAGATTTATCTTCCTTACTCAATGCAGACTTAGAATCCCAATTCGAACCCATCTTTGCTACCAAAGAAGTGGTACAAAAAGCACTGGAAGAAGCAAGAAAGTTAGGAAAACTTGGGAAATCACTGGAGGCTGAAGTACTAGTTACTGGTGATTCCCTAAAAGATACAAAGTTTACCAAGGAAGATTTGAGCCTTTTCTTTGTGGTATCGGAAGTTTCTTTCGACGCTAAGGAAATTGGAGAAGTATTCTCGGAATGGAAGGGAGAAAAAGCCTCCATCCAAATCAGAAAACCACGCCATCACGAATGTCCAAGATGTTGGCGTCATGTTTCTGAAAAAGAAGGATCACTTTGTAATCGCTGCGAATCTGTTGTGTCCAAACACTAA
- a CDS encoding leucine-rich repeat domain-containing protein, with protein sequence MKSFVYATLTIFFLTTFSQCTNKDVVNAEEWLENHKEDRVLNLSNKEVGVLPASIGNLTKVEELTLQYDSLKTVPKEIGNLKQLKILNLFGNPLQTLPDEIGNLENLEILLLGRTDFHEIPPVLTKLQKLKTLALDETKVQLTEADVEVIASLPNLEILDLSLMREYKTLPKNLAKLNHLRQLVLQKTLLEKSDVVRLRDELPKVRVKL encoded by the coding sequence ATGAAGTCTTTTGTATACGCAACACTTACGATTTTTTTTCTAACAACCTTTTCACAGTGTACGAATAAGGATGTAGTCAATGCAGAGGAATGGTTAGAAAACCATAAAGAAGATCGGGTCCTAAACCTTTCGAACAAAGAAGTGGGAGTCCTTCCTGCATCTATAGGAAATTTAACAAAAGTAGAGGAACTCACACTCCAATACGACTCACTCAAAACAGTTCCCAAAGAAATAGGAAACCTAAAACAATTAAAAATCCTCAATCTTTTTGGAAATCCACTCCAAACGCTACCAGATGAAATCGGAAATTTAGAAAACTTAGAAATCTTACTTCTAGGTAGAACAGATTTTCATGAGATCCCACCTGTTTTAACAAAATTACAAAAATTAAAAACACTGGCATTGGATGAGACCAAAGTGCAACTAACAGAAGCTGACGTAGAAGTGATCGCCTCTCTTCCTAATTTAGAAATCCTAGATTTAAGCCTTATGCGGGAGTATAAAACTCTTCCCAAAAACCTAGCAAAACTGAACCATTTGCGACAGCTTGTTTTACAGAAAACCCTTCTCGAAAAATCCGATGTAGTTAGGTTACGGGACGAACTCCCCAAGGTTCGCGTCAAACTCTAA
- a CDS encoding STAS domain-containing protein has protein sequence MEPKDKVFSIQLKGGLDGTSAEDFYRYFESQLNKGYRKFLFQFGALDFITSNGISILVKIHKQTKKMGAVYAIYGVKQEVEDVLGLVGLFDQLPIFRDHTQAEGFLLQAELRRPEPTEPKSSDTEPKTSPSSLKDENRIRFYFTGKSKGSDSSIGSKEPVSQLESISEVEENPNTPEKSSSPMESLLEEKLNSLRLEIKDTLNHELERRFAVYKTNPEIQEKPITIPSYIQSKTKQLEAVERIIQCEVCGTRLRIHKFGKHECPGCSTQFQMSPSGSIRFLEKLNPI, from the coding sequence ATGGAACCAAAAGACAAAGTATTTTCCATTCAATTGAAAGGTGGTTTGGACGGAACCAGTGCAGAGGATTTTTACCGTTATTTTGAATCGCAGCTAAACAAGGGTTATCGAAAGTTTTTATTTCAGTTTGGTGCCTTGGATTTTATTACATCCAATGGAATTAGTATTCTTGTTAAAATTCACAAACAAACCAAAAAAATGGGAGCAGTGTATGCCATTTACGGAGTGAAACAAGAAGTGGAAGATGTACTCGGTCTTGTCGGACTTTTTGATCAGTTACCGATCTTTCGTGATCATACCCAAGCTGAAGGATTTTTATTACAGGCCGAACTTAGACGACCAGAACCAACAGAACCAAAATCATCCGATACGGAACCAAAGACTAGCCCCTCATCTTTAAAAGATGAAAATAGAATCAGGTTTTATTTCACAGGAAAATCGAAGGGAAGTGATTCTTCGATTGGTTCTAAAGAACCGGTATCTCAACTGGAATCTATTTCCGAAGTAGAGGAAAATCCGAACACGCCAGAAAAGAGTTCTTCTCCTATGGAATCTTTATTAGAAGAAAAACTAAATAGCCTTCGGTTGGAAATCAAAGACACTCTCAACCATGAGTTGGAAAGACGATTTGCAGTTTATAAAACCAATCCCGAAATCCAAGAAAAACCAATCACAATCCCGAGTTACATCCAATCCAAAACAAAACAATTGGAAGCAGTCGAAAGAATCATCCAATGTGAAGTTTGTGGGACAAGGTTGCGAATTCATAAGTTTGGGAAACATGAATGCCCAGGGTGTTCCACGCAGTTCCAGATGAGTCCAAGTGGTTCTATCCGTTTTCTTGAAAAATTGAATCCCATCTAA
- a CDS encoding LIC_12071 family protein, whose protein sequence is MKYSRFFLSFILFFFLCETLALSAVVWTFYESLQNALTQEQFVSDHRARDLSLALAKSSEQRLNHEGYIELEKMFHRYVEQSKNDPEEFYIRKISLYSADAILLVSTDTIYTPDELKKRNPDEVLLHSTFFKKGIRMKKWQWSEAENGENPILNSKRDPKVRSGFEWVLSYLPLAKSNTVRLTSPLYKPGTLDVSGLVILVYERGNLGLLFENQWKLVEWMVINYVVFAFVVSLILTGAFVTYTMLVARDSSVIPKESSNLPLFEKKTIETKESEIEPVVDLTENQNQSETLLKESEVEILSEGPLVSTLSPDPNQTPIRDAIFLG, encoded by the coding sequence ATGAAATATTCACGTTTTTTTCTATCCTTTATCCTTTTCTTTTTCCTCTGTGAAACCTTGGCACTCAGTGCGGTGGTTTGGACTTTTTATGAATCTTTACAAAATGCTCTGACCCAAGAACAATTTGTTTCGGATCATAGAGCTCGTGATTTAAGTTTGGCACTTGCAAAAAGTTCGGAACAGAGGCTGAATCATGAAGGTTATATAGAACTAGAAAAAATGTTTCATCGTTATGTAGAACAATCCAAAAATGATCCTGAAGAATTTTATATCCGAAAGATCAGTTTGTATTCTGCGGATGCCATTCTTCTTGTTTCTACAGATACCATTTATACCCCAGATGAATTAAAAAAAAGAAATCCGGATGAGGTTCTACTCCATTCCACTTTTTTTAAAAAAGGAATTCGGATGAAAAAATGGCAATGGTCTGAGGCTGAAAATGGAGAAAATCCCATCTTAAATTCCAAACGGGATCCAAAAGTAAGATCAGGTTTTGAATGGGTTCTTTCGTATTTGCCACTTGCTAAATCAAACACGGTAAGACTCACTTCACCACTTTACAAACCAGGAACATTGGATGTCTCTGGGCTTGTCATTTTGGTATATGAAAGGGGGAACTTAGGTTTACTCTTTGAAAACCAATGGAAACTTGTGGAGTGGATGGTTATTAATTATGTTGTTTTTGCATTTGTTGTTAGTTTGATTTTAACCGGAGCTTTTGTGACTTATACAATGTTAGTTGCAAGAGATTCATCAGTAATCCCGAAAGAATCTTCTAACCTTCCTTTGTTTGAGAAAAAAACAATCGAAACAAAAGAGTCAGAAATTGAACCTGTTGTGGATTTAACAGAAAACCAAAATCAATCGGAAACTTTGTTAAAAGAAAGTGAAGTTGAAATTTTGTCTGAAGGTCCTCTGGTTTCTACTCTTTCCCCAGACCCCAACCAAACTCCGATTCGCGATGCGATCTTTTTAGGATAA